From the Neobacillus sp. PS3-34 genome, the window CAACCTTTATGGGATTAGAAACAGCGCGCCGGGGAATGTTTACCCAGCAGACCGCTTTATATACAACAGGACAAAACGTATCAAATGCGAGCACACCGGGCTATTCACGCCAGCGTGTAAACTTCCAGCAAACAGAACCATATCCGGGAAAGGGCATGAATATGCCGCAAATGCCGGGACAGATGGGGACGGGCGTAAAAGCAGGCTCAATTCAGAGGATGCGTGAAAGCTTTCTCGATGTCCAGTACAGAGGGGAAAACAATAAGCTTGGCTACTGGGAATCGCGTTCGGAATCACTGGATAAAATGGAAAATATCATGAATGAGCCATCCGATTCAGGTCTCACCAACACGATGAACCAGTTCTGGCAATCACTGCAGGATTTAGCTGTCGACCCAACCAATGCAGGGGCACGCTCTGTTGTCCGCCAGCGTGGAGAGGCAGTTGCAGAGACCTTTAACTATGTATCAAATTCTCTTACAGCGATTCAAAAAGACCAAAAGGACCAGGTAGATGTCTCTGTAAAAGAAGTTAATTCAGTTGTTTTCCAATTAAATAACGTGAACCAGCAAATTGGCAGCGTGGAACCGCACGGCTATTTGCCGAATGATTTATATGATGAGCGCGACCGATTGATCGATCAGCTTTCCTCAATGGTCAATATTAAAGTCGATTATGTGAAATCCGGCGGGAATCCAGATCCAAATGCAGAAGGAAAAGCTGTCATCAAATTAGTGAGTGATAACGGAGCTCAGCTGGGTGTTCTGCTCGGCGATAATAGCTATAACGAGCTGAAGGTTAATTATGATGGCGTGGACGAATCCGTTAAGACGCTTACGCTTGGCGCTTCCTCGATCGATTTTTCCCAGATGAATTCAACCGGAAAGCTGAAGTCGCTGATTGAGTCATATGGATATGAAGAGAACGGACAAGCTACAGGAACATATACAGATATGGTTTCTAAGCTCGATAACCTGGCCTACACGTTTGCAACCGAATTTAACAAAGTACATAGTGATGGAATCAGCCCGAATGAAATCACGGCAAAACAGAAACAGGATATTTCATTTTTTGCGGATGCAGGAAACGCTCCTATTTCTGATAAAAAAGGATTTGCTAGCAGGATTCAATTATCCGGCGATATCCAGAACAGCCTTGATAATATCGCGACAGCAAGCGGAGATCCGGCCATTGCAACACTTGGTGATGGAAGCAATGTGCTTGCTCTGGCTAGGGTGATCAATAACAAGTACGAGTACAGCGCAAATGAACAGGCCGATTTCCAAAGCTATTACCAGGGTGTCATTGGCAGCATGGCGGTAAAATCCCAGGAAGCGACACGCCTTTCACAAAATAGTACTTCCCTACAGCAGGCGGTAGAGGAAAAACGGCAGTCTGTCAGCTCGGTTTCATTAGATGAAGAAATGACCAATATGATTCAGTTTCAGCATGCCTATAATGCCTCGGCAAGAATGATCACGTTGCAGGATGAAATGCTGGATAAAATTATTAACGGCATGGGAGCCGGCGGAAGATAGGTGAAATGATATGCGTATTACTCAATCAATGCTAGCGTCCAACTCATTAAGGAACTTAAGCAGCAGTTATTTGAAAATGGGAAAATATCA encodes:
- the flgK gene encoding flagellar hook-associated protein FlgK, producing MRSTFMGLETARRGMFTQQTALYTTGQNVSNASTPGYSRQRVNFQQTEPYPGKGMNMPQMPGQMGTGVKAGSIQRMRESFLDVQYRGENNKLGYWESRSESLDKMENIMNEPSDSGLTNTMNQFWQSLQDLAVDPTNAGARSVVRQRGEAVAETFNYVSNSLTAIQKDQKDQVDVSVKEVNSVVFQLNNVNQQIGSVEPHGYLPNDLYDERDRLIDQLSSMVNIKVDYVKSGGNPDPNAEGKAVIKLVSDNGAQLGVLLGDNSYNELKVNYDGVDESVKTLTLGASSIDFSQMNSTGKLKSLIESYGYEENGQATGTYTDMVSKLDNLAYTFATEFNKVHSDGISPNEITAKQKQDISFFADAGNAPISDKKGFASRIQLSGDIQNSLDNIATASGDPAIATLGDGSNVLALARVINNKYEYSANEQADFQSYYQGVIGSMAVKSQEATRLSQNSTSLQQAVEEKRQSVSSVSLDEEMTNMIQFQHAYNASARMITLQDEMLDKIINGMGAGGR